In Oncorhynchus clarkii lewisi isolate Uvic-CL-2024 chromosome 2, UVic_Ocla_1.0, whole genome shotgun sequence, one DNA window encodes the following:
- the LOC139376368 gene encoding E3 ubiquitin-protein ligase rnf146-like → MGQSLPTPDCEPSVCPLCHGICRNPTALRCKHIFCYCCIQELWSGSPTGPYYCPECKEEYKTLPVGFKRDTTASPWRHEAPAHTRTSSATEGRANEEDVIEINSAGWTLGKRASISQSKRLLGKRPASSPVPGGHLHDNKRQATGSSSSSHSRGRSGDRKRPATSSSSSSANQNTLSDVELSSEEEVPAAPFSLATKPPSTASVAVRGPDLTRDRSRSPRRDPPIELDEPPAATEPLTREPLNDPRKSPEAAAGHMTNTSPRRSTIVELDPPLPPARDPYTPAKNPAETTITTIYV, encoded by the exons ATGGGTCAGTCGTTGCCGACCCCGGACTGCGAGCCCTCGGTGTGTCCTTTGTGCCACGGTATATGTCGGAATCCGACTGCGCTGAGATGCAAACATATTTTCTGCTACTGCTGTATACAGGAGTTATGGAGTGGTTCGCCCACCGGTCCATACTACTGCCCCGAGTGCAAGGAGGAGTACAAGACATTACCGGTGGGGTTCAAGAGAGACACTACCGCAAGTCCGTGGCGACATGAAGCGCCTGCACATACACGCACCAGCtcagccacag AAGGCAGAGCCAATGAAGAGGATGTCATTGAGATCAATTCGGCGGGCTGGACCCTTGGGAAGAGAGCCTCCATCTCTCAATCCAAGCGTCTGTTAGGGAAGAGACCAGCCAGTTCTCCTGTCCCAGGAGGCCATCTTCACGACAACAAGAGACAAGCCACTggcagctcctcttcctcccactccAGGGGAAGGTCTGGTGACCGTAAGAGACCcgccacttcctcttcctcctcttcagccaaTCAGAACACGTTGTCTGACGTCGAGTTGTCCAGTGAGGAGGAGGTGCCAGCAGCACCATTCTCCTTAGCAACCAAACCGCCTAGTACTGCGTCCGTCGCCGTCAGAGGTCCGGACCTGACACGTGATAGGTCTAGGTCCCCTAGGAGAGACCCACCCATTGAGCTGGACGAACCCCCTGCTGCAACAGAACCTCTTACAAGAGAACCACTGAATGACCCTAGAAAATCACCTGAAGCAGCAGCAGGTCACATGACCAACACATCGCCAAGAAGAAGCACCATCGTTGAGCTGGACCCACCTCTACCCCCTGCAAGAGATCCGTACACACCCGCCAAGAATCCTGCTGAAACGACCATAACAACCATTTACGTTTAG